From a region of the Acanthochromis polyacanthus isolate Apoly-LR-REF ecotype Palm Island chromosome 3, KAUST_Apoly_ChrSc, whole genome shotgun sequence genome:
- the LOC127533323 gene encoding uncharacterized protein LOC127533323 → MHQCEDREEGVHSSKRFLCGEHENQSKAQSPEQQNTHFAGPGPGSRCVSMKSDQSKESPPNFRRSTDGRIQQQRPDSPEPSCLSFKSDQSKKDFIEFKDGHPSADQIVDQQTSEVPQSDQQNDLDSIFMVCT, encoded by the exons ATGCAtcagtgtgaggacagagaggagggagtccaTTCCTCTAAAAGATTTCTGTGTGGGGAACAtgagaaccagagcaaagctcagag CCCAGAGCAGCAGAACACACACTTtgctggacctggacctggatccagatgtgtgTCCATGAAGAGTGACCAGTCAAAGGAGTCTCCTCCTAATTTCAGACGATCTACAGATGGAAG GATCCAGCAGCAGAGACCAGACTCTCCGGAACCCAGCTGTCTGTCCTTCAAGAGTGATCAGTCGAAGAAAGATTTCATTGAATTTAAAGACGGCCATCCATCTGCTGATCAGAT agtggacCAACAGACCTCAGAGGTTCCTCAATCTGACCAGCAGAAtgacctggactccatattcatggtgtgTACATGA